One Actinomycetota bacterium genomic window carries:
- a CDS encoding universal stress protein — translation MGYRTIVAGTDGSETASRAVDKAARLAKITGARLVLVSAVPAEDPSTEAAEQLLREAQQTAQRRGVDAEIQYPEGRPGEVLSQVAASESADLIVVGSVGMGKVRRFSLGGVAEQAAHTAPCDVLIVRTERPDEGPVRKLVYKGLVVGTDGTATASEAVRKAFDLGMVLETKITVVYVAGDPLIGAIVLEKAKAAKPDWVPVETQLLKQGEPAQAIARLAESGVADLIVVGNKGVVGPRRWALSSVPVELAHKAARDVLIAKTTDRTLEDISPGHGGLVTLEGKKTAVYV, via the coding sequence GTGGGCTATCGGACCATCGTCGCCGGGACCGACGGATCGGAGACCGCCTCCCGGGCGGTCGACAAGGCGGCCCGTCTGGCCAAGATCACCGGCGCCCGGCTGGTCCTCGTCTCCGCGGTACCGGCGGAGGACCCGTCGACCGAGGCAGCCGAACAACTGCTCCGCGAGGCTCAGCAGACGGCGCAGAGGCGGGGCGTCGATGCGGAGATCCAGTACCCCGAGGGGCGCCCCGGAGAGGTTCTGTCGCAGGTTGCGGCCTCCGAGTCCGCGGACCTGATCGTGGTCGGCAGCGTGGGGATGGGCAAGGTTCGGCGCTTCAGCCTGGGCGGGGTTGCCGAGCAGGCGGCCCACACCGCACCGTGCGACGTCCTGATCGTCCGGACCGAAAGGCCCGACGAGGGACCGGTTCGCAAGCTGGTCTACAAGGGCCTGGTGGTCGGCACCGACGGCACCGCCACCGCCTCCGAGGCGGTCCGGAAGGCCTTCGACCTCGGCATGGTCCTGGAGACGAAGATCACCGTGGTCTACGTCGCCGGCGACCCGCTGATCGGGGCAATCGTCCTGGAGAAGGCGAAGGCGGCCAAGCCGGACTGGGTGCCGGTCGAGACCCAACTGCTCAAGCAGGGGGAGCCGGCGCAGGCGATCGCCCGGCTGGCGGAGTCGGGGGTCGCCGACCTGATCGTCGTCGGCAACAAGGGCGTCGTCGGGCCCCGCCGCTGGGCGCTGTCCTCGGTCCCCGTCGAGCTGGCCCACAAGGCGGCCCGGGACGTTCTCATCGCCAAGACCACCGACCGCACGCTGGAGGACATCTCTCCCGGCCACGGCGGGCTGGTGACGCTGGAGGGCAAGAAGACTGCGGTGTACGTC